From the genome of Mycobacteriales bacterium:
GGCGGCGGTCGGCCGCCGCGGAACTGGCCGACGTCGTCGTCGTCGGCGACGACTCGGTCGATCTGCCGGGCGCGCTGGCGGAGCTGGCCGACCGGGGGTTGGGCCGGGTGCTCTGCGAGGGCGGTCCGACGCTGCTGGCACAGCTGGTCGCCGCCGGCGTCCTCGACGAGCTCTGCCTCACCATCAGCCCGCTGCTGGTCGGCGGCGACGCGCCTCGGATCCTGAAAGGCGGACCGGTGGGCCCGCGCCCGGCCCGGCTGATCCATCTCCTCGAAGCCGACGGCGAGCTGTTCGCCCGGTACGCCCTCGGGTCACCGGGCTAGCTTCGGGCTAGCTCTGGGCTAGCTTCGGGCTAGCTCCCCCCCGCGGCGGCGTCTGCGCTTCGACCGCGCAGCTGCCCGTCATGCCGCCGGTCGCTCCGAATGATCAACGCTGTCGTCGACCGATCCTCTTACCTGTTCGGCTGGTCAGCCATGCAGCGCCGTGCGGGCAGTTTCGACCTTCATGACCAAGCGCCCAGTACCCGTCACGGGTTGGAAACCGTGGTGGCGATAGAACCCGTGGGCCGCATCGTCGATGGCATCGACAAGGATCAGCCGTCCGCCAGCGGCGCCGGCCGCGGCCACGATGACCTCTAGGGCGTCAAGCAGGAGTTGAGTTCCCTGACCTCGACCGTGCAGGCTTCGGTCCAACGCGAGGCGGGCCAGCAGATAGGTCGGAAGCACGCTGAACCCAGCGGAGAACGACCGCGGCACGTCAGCCCGCGACACCTGAGCCGGGGTGACTGAGTAGTAGGCGACGACGCGCACACCAGCCGGTTCAGCCCAGACATAGGTGCGGGCCGTGCCCGCACGCTGGGCGCGCAGCGCGCTGTCGTTCAACCAGGTGGTGAGCTCGGCGACGCCGGAGTCGAAGGAAGCCAGATCGTGCTCCTCGGCCAGTAGCGCCGAACGCCATTGGCTCACCTCCGAGAGTAGCCACGGCGGCGGGCGGCGGCCTTAGCCAGCACGGGAGCGGGATCGGCCTGCTCCAGGGAGTCGATCAGCGCGTCGAACTGCTCGGCGGGCATCACCGTGCTGTCAGAACGGGCCAAGACCCGATCGGCCTCAGCCAAGGCGCTGCGCAACACGAACGCGGACAGTGACTCCTGCCCCAGCGCGGCGGCGGCAGCCATGCGCTCCCGGCTGGCCTGGTCGGCGCGTAGCTCGACGCGGGCAGACTTCGCCATCGTCGTTCACCTCCCTGGCGGAAATGTACGGTACTTGTACGGCGTCGTCCAGCGGTCTACCCCCCGGGGGATGACAGGGCCCCGGAGAGGTGCTTCCTCGTCGTAGCCAACGAATCCTCCGTCACCGACAGCTTCGGCACGTGACATGGCCGATCAATCAGGACCAGCGTGGATCGAGCCGGAGGGCAGCACCCATTGCGTTGGTTGACCAGTGTGTTCGCCGATCAGGTCGAAGTCAGCGTCGTAGTGCAACACGCTGACCCGGTGACGCTCTGCGACGGCAGCGATCAGCAGGTCGGGCAGGGTCACCCCGCGATGCTGACCTGAGCGCGCCAGCGACTCTTGCACATCGATGGCACGGCGGAAGTCAGTGTCCTCAGTGTTCAGCCACTCGTAGAGCCCGTCTAGGTCGGCACGGGTGCGGAGGTAATCGGCGACGTTGCGCGCGCTGTAAAGCAATTCGAGGTGACTGACCCCGCAGAGCGCGAGCAGCCCAGCATCGAGCAGTGGAGTGAGCACGTTGCTAACGCGGGGCAGGTGAGCGCGGGCGAGGGCGCTCTTGTCGAGCAGGTAGGTCGCTATCGCCACGCTTCGCCCATCACCTCGGGATCGAGCAGGTCCGACAGTGCGCCACCGCGGATGAAGTCGACATGGCGCGCAGCCGCCCTACGACGCAAAACGTCGCGCAGGGCCGAGTTGATGGTGTCCTTCTTGGTCCTGGTACCCAACTCCGTCGCCACTTGCGCGAGTAACTCGTCATCGACATCCACGAGTGTCTTAGCCATCACCACTCCATATATCTCCTGGTTGCCATGAGGATATCCGGCGGCCCTGGGGAGTGTCCAACACCTTCCTGCCCAACCTGATCAACACCGCACCGGTCCGACCGTTGACGTTGGTGGAAGTGCAGATGAAAATTCGACAGCCACCGAGCCCCGTCGAGGCGCGCCACCCGCGTGACCCGCGCGCCGTGTCCCACTGGTCCGCCAAGATGGTCGGGTGGACCTCCCCGTCATGCCGCCGGTCGCTCCGATGCTGGCCAAGTCCGTCCCGACCATCCCCGGGCCGGGAGAGTTCACCGGCGGGGTCCTCTACGAGCCGAAATGGGACGGCTTCCGGTCGATCGTGTTCCGGGACGGCGACGAGGTCGTAATCGGCAGCCGCAACGAGCGCCCGCTGACCCGATACTTCCCCGAGGTGGTCGACGCGGCCCGACGGGAACTGCCGCCGCGGTGCGTCGTCGACGGTGAGATCGTCATCGCGACCGGGAGCGGTCTGGATTTCGAGGCCCTGCTCCAGCGGATCCATCCGGCCGACTCGCGGGTCCGGCTGCTCGCGGCACGGACCCCCGCATCATTCGTCGCCTTCGACCTCCTCGCGGTGGGCGATGAGGACCTCACGGGCGCCCGGTTCGGGGAGCGCCGGACCCGCCTCGTCGGGGAGCTCGCCGGGGCGGGGCCGCCGGTACACGTGACCCCGGCCACAGACGACCTCGCGATCGCCAGCGAATGGTTCGAGATGTTCGAAGGGGCCGGCCTGGACGGCGTCGTCGCGAAGCCGCTGGACGTCCGTTACCGCCAGAACGAGCGGGCGATGTTCAAGATCAAGCATGCCCGCACAGCGGATTGCGTGGTCGGCGGGTTCCGGTGGCACAAGTCCGGGCCCGTGGTCGGCTCGCTGCTGCTCGGCTTGTATGACGACGCCGGTCGACTTCACCACGTGGGCGTGGCGGCCTCATTCCCGATGACCCGCCGGCGCGAGTTGCTCGACGAGCTGGAGCCCTACCGGGTGGAGGCCCTGGACGGGCACCCGTGGCAGTCCTGGGCCGAAGCGGAGGGGTCGGCTCGGCTACCCGGCGCCCAGTCCCGCTGGAATGCCGGCAAGGACTTGTCGTGGGAGCCGGTGCGCGCCGATCTGGTCTGCGAGGTGGCCTACGACCACATGCAGGGCGAGCGATTCCGGCACGCTACCCGGTTCCTGCGCTGGCGGCCCGATCGCCAACCCGCGTCGTGCACCTACGCCCAATTGGAACGGCCGACGCGCTTCAACCTGTCCGAGGTGCTCGGGGGGAGCTGACGCCGGCGGCGAGACGAGCCCGGACATCGCGGGTAACGACCCGCTCGGCGAGAAACGAGCAGAACGGCACGGTGCCGGCGGCCATGACGAGCAGGGCCCGGACCGGGTGCCAACGACACCTGATGGCCAGGTCGATGGCGGCGAGCAGGTAGGCGATGAACAGGAACCCGTGCAGCGGTCCGACGATCTCGACCACGATCTTGTTGCCACCGGCGTACCTCAGCGGCACGCCGACGCAGACCAGGATCACCAGGCCGGTGCCGACTACGTAGGCGAGCACGCGATATCGGGTGAGCGCGGCGGACAACGCTATGCCCGGGTGCTCGCGTGCAACCGGGCGAGGTAACGGTTGTACGCCGCGAGCTCGGCGTCCTCCTCGGCATCGGCCGGCGGTACCGGCCGCCGGTTCGCCACGACGAGGGTGCGCGGCAGCGACGGCTCGCCGACCTTCCCGTCCGGCCCGGGCCGCGCCCGCGGTCGGGCGACTTCGCGGACCGCCCGCCCCCAGCCGTAGAGGACGACCGCGGCGAAGGTCCACCACTGCAGGCCGTAACCCAGGTTCACCAGGTCGCCCGAGCCGTAGAGGGCCTTGTCCCACTGCCACCGGCCGAGCAGCGCGCAGGCCGAGATGCCGGCGATCACGAGCAGCGTCAAACCCCACCACTTCGGCGACTTCAGCACCCGGCCCACGCGGTCGAGGTTACCCGCTGCCGTCGCTGGCTTCCGGCCTGCCCGGCCCGCGGTCTCCGGGCCGCTCCGCTGCCCCGATCACGCTGGGTGACTGATCCGATCTGACTAGGGACAGTCACGCAGAGCAGCCGTTACGGTGCGTACAGTTATCGATCGGTTCCGGCGGTTGCGGGGTCACTCAGTGTTCAGGTCGTCCGCTCCCAGGCGCGACACGCAGGGGCCGCGGGCAGCCCTGTCGCCCGCTGCGCGGACCGATGTGGCGATGTCGTTGCTCCGCGCCGGGGCGGTGATCGTGTCCCTGCTCGCCACCCGGACCGTCGGCCGGGCGGGGTCGGAGCACTTCGAGCTGAGCCGGCCGGTGGTCGCGCACCTGCTCCTCCTGGCGACGGTGCCGGTCACGCTGGCGCTGGCTCTCCGGCTGCGCCGGGACCGCCAGGTTCGCGTCCTCGGCGCGCTGGCGACCCTCGCCGATATCGCGTTCTACGCCGGCTTCCAAGCGGCCTTCCACGGGATACCCGGCATCGGGACGGCCGTCGTTCTGGTGATTCTCATCGAGGGTCCGGTCCGTTACGGGTTGATCGGGTCGCTCGCCACCGCTGTGCCGGTCTGCCTGATCACGGTGATCTGGCCTCAGCTCGACACGACCCGCCACCGGTTGGGTTCGACGACGGCGATCCTCATCGTGCTCGGCATCACGGTCCTGTCGACGCTGGCCCACCGGATGGTGCGCCGCAACAGCGCGGCCGTGCGGGACGCGCAGGAGCGGTTCGAGGTCGCGTTTCAGCACACCACCGCAGGGATCGCGGTCCTCGACGGCGACGGGGTCGTGACCGAGGTCAACCCGGCCCTGCTGCGTCTGCTCGGCCGTCCCGACGGCCTACCGCCCGGAACCCGCTTCACCGAGTTGGCCCCGGAGCCCACCCGGACGGTGGTGGCGGACGCCATCGGCCACGTCCTGTCCGAGCGTGCGCCGGGAGCCCGGCTGAAGATCCGGCTGGCCGGGTCGGACGGCGACCGGTGGGCATTCCTCTCGGTCGCCCGGCTCGGGCCGGCGGACGGCCGCTCGCGGCTGCTGGTTCAACTCGAGGACATAACCGAACGCGAGATCATCGAGCATCGCCTGTCCGCCCAGGCGCGGTGCGACGCCCTCACCGGGTTGGGCAACCGTTTGCTGCTGATGGACGTCGTCGACCATGACCTGCGCGGCGGGTCCGGGCTGCCCTCCGGGCTGCTTTTCGTCGATCTCGACCGGTTCAAGCAAGTCAACGACGCACTCGGGCATGCCAGCGGGGACGAGCTGCTCATCGCCGTCGCCGACCGGATCCGGCGACTCGTGCGACCGGCGGATGTCGTCACCCGGATCGGCGGTGACGAGTTCGTCGTCCTCTGCCGTGCCCTGACCGCGCCGGATGAGGCCGTCTTCGTCGCCCGCAGAATCGTGGAGGCGCTACGCGAACCGGTATCGGTCAGCCGTGGTGAGGTGATCTCCTACGCCAGCATCGGGGTCGCGCTTTCAGACGGTGGCGACACGTCCGCCGACTCGTTGCTAGCAGATGCGGACACCGCGATGTACCGGGCCAAGCAGGCCGGCGGGAACCGGGTCGAGGTGTTCAGCCTGCCGATGCGGCAAGCGGTGCGCCGCCACCACGCGCTGGAGACCAAGTTGCGACAGGACCTGGTGGCCGAGCGCCTCGAACTGCACTACCAGCCGATGGTGGACCTTCGCACCGGTTCCTTCAGCGGGGTGGAGGCGCTGCTGCGGTGGCCGGGCGACGCCGACATCGACGTTGGTGACGCGATCAGCGTCGCAGAGGAGAGCGACCTCATCGTCCAGGTCGGCGAATGGGTTCTGGCGACGGCACTCGCCGGTGGCCCCCGGTGGCGGGCCCCGGCCGGAGCCCCCGCAGCGGCGCAACTCGCGATCAACGTGTCCACCCGGCAGCTGGTCCGACCGGGCTTCATCGAATCGGTGCTGTCGCTGCTCGAAGCCACCGACACCTACCCGGCCCAGGTGTGCCTGGAAGTCACCGAGACGGCGCTCGTCGAGAACGTCGAACCGGTCGTCGCAGTGCTCGAGGAACTGCGCGGGCACGGGTTCCGGCTCGCGATCGACGACTTCGGCACGGGCCACGCGTCGTTGACCTACCTGGCCCGGTTCCCGGTGGACGCGGTCAAAGTGGACCGTTCCTTCGTCGCCGGGCTCGGCAACGACCCGGCCAGCGAGGTCATCGTGCGCAGTGTCGTGGCCATGGCGCATGCGCTCAAGATGAGCGTGGTCGCCGAGGGCGTCGAGACGCTGACCCAGCTCGAGATCCTGCTCGACGCCGGGTGCGACACGGCTCAAGGCTTCCTGTTCGCCCGCCCGCTGCCCCGCGCGGCCTGCGCGGAGGCCCTGGCCAACTCGGTGCCCTGGCCGGTCGCCCTGGCCGATCGTCGGAGCGGTCCCGACCGTGGCTACCCGGTCCCGGACATCGAGCCGGCCCGCCGCTACCGCCTGCTTCTGGACCTCGCTCGCGACGTCACCGCCCGGCTCGATCTCAACGAGGTCCTGACCTCCACCTTCGTGGCCCTGCGCCAGCTCGTGGCCTTCACCGGGGGCTCGATCCAGCTGGTGCGGGACGGCCACATTCAACTTTCCGCCGGCGACCCGGAGCCGGACGCCAGGGCCTGGGCGGCCCGCATCCCGCTCGGCTCCGGCGTCGGCGGGAAGATCGCGGCCAGCGGCGAGCCGCGCTACATCCCGGACGTCCTGGCCGACCCCGACGTCTCGCCCAACGTTCTGCGCAACAGCGCGTCAGGCGGCGTGCGCAGCTACTACGGCGTGCCACTGATCGCCGAGGGCGCGGTGATCGGCGTGCTCCAGATCGACTCGACCCGATGCGAGGCGTTCAGCGAGGACGACCGGTTCACCGTGCTGGCCTTCACCCCGATCGTCGCCGCAGCCATCCAGAACGCCCGGCTGTTCGAGCGGGAGGCCAGTAGCGCCTTCCTCACCCTCCCCTACGCCGACCGTCCGTCGGCCCGGCGGGTCGGTCGACGCGTGCCCACCGAGAGCTGAACCTGGAGGCCGTCGTGCATCCCAGACGAATCGCCATTCCGTCCGTCCTCCTGCTGGCCAGCGTCGGCCTGGCGCCCTCCGCGGCCACCGCGGACACAACTTCGGCGCTGGCCTTCCAGAAGGGCCTCCAGCTCAGCGCGCCGTTCCCCTACGGGCTCGCGCAGGGCGAACCGACCATCAGGGTGGACAACACCGGTCTGATGTACGTGATGGCACCGGGCAGCACCCCGATCGGCTGCGAGCTGTGGACCTTGCCGCCGGGTGCGCAGTCCGACGCCTTCCGCGGAGCGCCCGACGACGGTGCCGGCGGCGGGGACTGCGACGTCGCGATCAGCCCCACCACGGCGGCCGGCCAGAGCAATCCGACGATGGCGTACTCCAGCCTGAGCCTGCCGAACATCACCGTCGGGAACACGACGGACGGCGGGGCCAGCTTCTCGACGCCCAATCTCGCGGCCTCCCAGGTCCCCGGCGATGACCGCCAGTGGATGGCCTGGGGCGACGCCAACACGGTGTACCTGGACAGCCACCTGTTGGCGACCGACAACATCGGGGTCTCCGCATCCACCGACGGCGGGCTGACGTACGCCTTCCGCGGGTTCGCGATCGATGCGGCGCACATCGCGCAGGCCGCGTACAACAACGAGCTCGGGCCACTGGTCGTTGACACCGTGAGCACGGCGTCCCCGCAGCCGCTGTACACGATCTTCACCGCGCCCGCCACGGCCCTCGAGAACCTGAACTCCGCGGCCGGGGAGACCGCGGACAACAACAACGCTGTGTACCTGGCGTCCTCGACCGACGGCGGGTACACCTGGACGGACACCCCGATCTGGGTCGGCCCGACGACCGAGACCTACGACCACATCTTCCCGGCGCTCGCGATCGATGCCAGCGGCAACCTGTGGGCAGCCTGGGCCAGCGCCGAGCACATATACGTGTCGCATGCCCCCACTCGAGGCGGCGACCTCGACGACCCGACGAGCACCGACCTGTCGGTGCAACTTCTGCCCGACCCCACGATCGACCTGAGTACCCAGCCGGCCGGGACGCTCGCCTGGTCCACACCGATCCAAATCGACCAGACGGGAGCGACGGCCAACCTCTACCCCTGGATCGCCGGGGGCGGCAACGGCCGTGCCGACCTGGTCTGGTACGCGGGCACCGGGGTAAGTAACTCCGACCCGACCAACCAGTGGGTTGTTCGCTTCGCCCAGTTGCACGCCACCAACCAGGGCCTCGCGGTGGACCAGACGGTGGCAAGCGACCATGTGATCCATTACGGGGAGATCTGTACCACCGGGGTCACCTGCGGGGTGACCGGCAACCGCAACCTGCTCGACTTCTTCACCGATGCGATCACCCCGGACGGCCGGGCCGTCATCGCCTGGGCGGACGATGCGACTTCGACGGGCGCCCAGATCTATGTCACCGAGCAGTGTTCCGGGGTGAACGCGCGCAGCGGCCAGCAACTGCCGGCGGTGTGCTGACCCCGGCCTACTCGAAGGCCAGGGTCTGCACGCCACCCGCCGACCGCGGCCTGGGCAACGCGCACCAGGCGACCGCGGCGTCGAGCGGCGCCGGCCGCATCCAGAAATAGCCCTGCCCCAGATCGCAGCCGAGGCCGTCGAGGACCTCGAGCTGAGCGGGGTCCTCGATGCCTTCGGCCACCACCTGAACCCCGAGCGCATGCGCCATGTCGATGACGCCGCGGACGACGGACTCGTCCTCCCGGCTGTTCCTGATGTCCCGCACGAACGAGCGATCGATCTTGAGGAAGTCGACCGGGAACCGGCGCAGATAGCTCAATGGCGAGTATCCGGTCCCGAAGTCGTCCAGGGCGACGTTCACCCCTAGTCGTTTCAACTCGGTGAGCTTCGCGATGGTTGTCTCGGTCTCGGCCTCGCTCATGGCCGCGGTCTCGGTGATCTCCAGGATCAGCCGCTGCGGCAGGAGCCCGGAACGGGCCAGCGCATCGGCGACGTCCCCGACGACCAGGGGGTGTCGGAGCTGGCGGGCCGACACGTTGACACTCATCTGCGCCGTGGGACCGAACCGGGCTGCCTCCCGGCAGGCCGTGGCCAGGACCCAGGCCCCGATCCCGACGATCTGGCCGCTGTCCTCGACGTAGTCCATGAAGTCACCCGGCACGAGAAGCCCGCGCTCCCCGTGCTCCCAACGGATCAGGGCCTCGACTCCCACCCGCCCCCCGCTGCGCAGGTCGAGGATCGGCTGGTAGTGCAGCCGGAACTCGTCGCCGATCAACGCCCGGTCGAGCTCGGTTCGCAGCCGGGAGCGCGTCTCGGTCGCCGCCTGCATCGCCGGCACGAACAGGTCGAAGCAGTGCTTACCGCGCGCCTTCGCCGCATACATCGCCGCATCCGCGTGGGCCAGCAACTGGTCGGGATTCGCCGTCGGATCCTCGGCATGCGCAATCCCGATGCTGGTATGGACGACCACCTGGGTGTTCGCCAGCGCCACCGGCACCGCCGTCACATCGAGGATGCGCTCGATGATCGCGACCGCGGTCGCTAGCTCGGTGTTCTCCAGGAGGATGGCGAACTCGTCGCCGCCGAAGCGGGCCACCGTGTCGGCGGGACGGACACATCTGACCAGCCGGTCGGCCATCGCCCGCAGCAGTTCGTCGCCGACCCCGTGCCCGAACGTGTCGTTGACCGCCTTGAAGTCGTCGAGGTCGAGGAACGCGACGACGATAGGCATCGGCTGCCGCCGGCCGCGGTCGAGGGCCTGGCGGGCCCGGTCGAGGAACAACGCCCGGTTCGGCAGCCCGGTCAGGGTGTCGTGCAGGGCCCGTTCACGCAGCTCGTCCTCGAGCCGGCGTCGGTCGGTGACGTCCCGGGTGTTCAGCACCAGCGCGGCCACGGTCGGCTCGTCGAGCAGGTTCGTGACCGCAGTCTCGGCCGACCGATACGAACCGTCGGAGTGCCGGAACCGGCACTCGATCCGGGCGCCCTCCGAGTCCGCCGCCGTCGCCAGGGCCTCGGTGAACCGGGTCAGATCGTCGGGGTGCACCCAGTCCGTGATCGGCTGACCGAGAAGTCCCGGGGCGGGCAGGGCGAACACCCGCGTCGCTGCCGCGCTCTGGTAGCTGACGACCCCGTCCCGATCTACCAATGTGATGACGTCGCTCGAGTTCTGGGCAAGCGAGCGGAACCGGGTCTCGCTACCGGCCAGATGCTCGAAAGCCGCTCCGGCCAGGGTGGCGATGAACGCGGCCAGCTGGACCTCCTCGTCCCCGAACAGCTGGCCGATCTTCCCGTGTGTGACGTAGAAACAGGACACCGGCTCGCCGTCGACGGCGATCGGCGCCGCCAGCACGGAGCGGATCCCGGATAGCAGCAGGCTCTCGCAGTCGTCCGTGCCGGGCTCACCGGCGACGACCGGGGCGCCCAGCTCGACCGCCCGACGGAGCAGGGTGCGGCTGATCTCGTCGACCGCCTCCCCCGATTGCGTGATGAGCTGCTCGTCGTGCAGCGCCGCCACGGGGACGAGATGGCACCGCTCGCCGCGGAGCAGGGTGAGCGCCGCTTCGCGGATTGCCGCCTCCACCGCACCGCGCGAGGTTGCCGCGGTGATCATCCGCCCGACCTTCAGCAGCGTGGTGAAGCGGTCGAACAACGACACCGAGGCACCGCTGCCGCCATCCGTCTCCGAGATCGGCTCGTCGGGCGGCTCGAACCGGCGGATCGCCGCGAGCGCGTCGGCGTGCGGCTGCTGCGAACCCCCGCCGGCCATGGCGAGCTCGGCCAGGGCCAGCCGGGTCAGTGCCAGCTCGAACTGGGCACCTTGCTCCTCCGCCGTGCGAAGACTGCGGCCGAGCAAACGTTCGGCCCGCCGGCGGCGGCCGCGCAGCGACGCGACGAGGCCGGCTTCACGCAGCGCATGCGGCGCGTTGTTCCGGTAGGTGAAAGCCCACCGGCGGCTGCGGCGGGACGCGGACGCGGCCCTTCGGATCCGTGCCGAGCGCAGGGCCGGATTGTGCGCCGGGGCCGCCTCCGCGAGCCGGCGCTGGACGGTCGCGTACCACGGGTAGATGGGCGCCACGTACTCCTGGCGGAGCCCGGCCCGCCCGGCGGTCGTCATGGCGGCTTCCAGTGCCGCAGCCGCCGCGTCGAGATCCCCCTGGTCCAACAGCCGTAGCCCGGACGCGAGCTGGAGCTCGCAGGTGGTGTGCGCGTCTTCACTGCCGCCGGCGAGTTGCTCGTCGATCAGACGACCGTCGATCCGGCCACCTCGGGCCCGGGCCCAGACGCTGAGCGCGATCCCGGCGGCAGCCTGGTCTCCGATCGCCTGTGCGGCCCCCAGCACCTCGCGCGCCACATCCGCTGCCTCGGCAAGCTCGCCGGTCCGGTACAGGCAGAACGCGATGTGCCAGCCTGCGGTGTTCACCTCCCAACGGTCGCCGGTGCGCTCGAGCAGGCGCACCGCCTCGCGGCAGGCCGCCATGGCTTCGGTGTATCGGGAGGCGGCGTACAGCACGACGCCGGCGAAGCCGAGGCTCTGGCCCTGACCCCAGACGTCGTCGAGCTGCCGCCGGATCTCGAGCGAACGTTCCGCGTACTTCACCCCGCGGCCGTACCACGGCAGCATGGTCATCACCGGCGCGTGTTCGGAGTAGGCCTGCCCGAGCTCCGCGGACGGCGGGTAGCGTTCGGCCAGGTTCATCCCGCGCAGGTGGGCCCAGGCGCAGGGC
Proteins encoded in this window:
- a CDS encoding EAL domain-containing protein; its protein translation is MSLLRAGAVIVSLLATRTVGRAGSEHFELSRPVVAHLLLLATVPVTLALALRLRRDRQVRVLGALATLADIAFYAGFQAAFHGIPGIGTAVVLVILIEGPVRYGLIGSLATAVPVCLITVIWPQLDTTRHRLGSTTAILIVLGITVLSTLAHRMVRRNSAAVRDAQERFEVAFQHTTAGIAVLDGDGVVTEVNPALLRLLGRPDGLPPGTRFTELAPEPTRTVVADAIGHVLSERAPGARLKIRLAGSDGDRWAFLSVARLGPADGRSRLLVQLEDITEREIIEHRLSAQARCDALTGLGNRLLLMDVVDHDLRGGSGLPSGLLFVDLDRFKQVNDALGHASGDELLIAVADRIRRLVRPADVVTRIGGDEFVVLCRALTAPDEAVFVARRIVEALREPVSVSRGEVISYASIGVALSDGGDTSADSLLADADTAMYRAKQAGGNRVEVFSLPMRQAVRRHHALETKLRQDLVAERLELHYQPMVDLRTGSFSGVEALLRWPGDADIDVGDAISVAEESDLIVQVGEWVLATALAGGPRWRAPAGAPAAAQLAINVSTRQLVRPGFIESVLSLLEATDTYPAQVCLEVTETALVENVEPVVAVLEELRGHGFRLAIDDFGTGHASLTYLARFPVDAVKVDRSFVAGLGNDPASEVIVRSVVAMAHALKMSVVAEGVETLTQLEILLDAGCDTAQGFLFARPLPRAACAEALANSVPWPVALADRRSGPDRGYPVPDIEPARRYRLLLDLARDVTARLDLNEVLTSTFVALRQLVAFTGGSIQLVRDGHIQLSAGDPEPDARAWAARIPLGSGVGGKIAASGEPRYIPDVLADPDVSPNVLRNSASGGVRSYYGVPLIAEGAVIGVLQIDSTRCEAFSEDDRFTVLAFTPIVAAAIQNARLFEREASSAFLTLPYADRPSARRVGRRVPTES
- a CDS encoding type II toxin-antitoxin system VapB family antitoxin; this encodes MAKTLVDVDDELLAQVATELGTRTKKDTINSALRDVLRRRAAARHVDFIRGGALSDLLDPEVMGEAWR
- a CDS encoding ATP-dependent DNA ligase, which encodes MDLPVMPPVAPMLAKSVPTIPGPGEFTGGVLYEPKWDGFRSIVFRDGDEVVIGSRNERPLTRYFPEVVDAARRELPPRCVVDGEIVIATGSGLDFEALLQRIHPADSRVRLLAARTPASFVAFDLLAVGDEDLTGARFGERRTRLVGELAGAGPPVHVTPATDDLAIASEWFEMFEGAGLDGVVAKPLDVRYRQNERAMFKIKHARTADCVVGGFRWHKSGPVVGSLLLGLYDDAGRLHHVGVAASFPMTRRRELLDELEPYRVEALDGHPWQSWAEAEGSARLPGAQSRWNAGKDLSWEPVRADLVCEVAYDHMQGERFRHATRFLRWRPDRQPASCTYAQLERPTRFNLSEVLGGS
- a CDS encoding GNAT family N-acetyltransferase is translated as MSQWRSALLAEEHDLASFDSGVAELTTWLNDSALRAQRAGTARTYVWAEPAGVRVVAYYSVTPAQVSRADVPRSFSAGFSVLPTYLLARLALDRSLHGRGQGTQLLLDALEVIVAAAGAAGGRLILVDAIDDAAHGFYRHHGFQPVTGTGRLVMKVETARTALHG
- a CDS encoding transcriptional regulator, whose product is MGRVLKSPKWWGLTLLVIAGISACALLGRWQWDKALYGSGDLVNLGYGLQWWTFAAVVLYGWGRAVREVARPRARPGPDGKVGEPSLPRTLVVANRRPVPPADAEEDAELAAYNRYLARLHASTRA
- a CDS encoding DUF3817 domain-containing protein; translation: MSAALTRYRVLAYVVGTGLVILVCVGVPLRYAGGNKIVVEIVGPLHGFLFIAYLLAAIDLAIRCRWHPVRALLVMAAGTVPFCSFLAERVVTRDVRARLAAGVSSPRAPRTG
- a CDS encoding DUF1778 domain-containing protein, with product MAKSARVELRADQASRERMAAAAALGQESLSAFVLRSALAEADRVLARSDSTVMPAEQFDALIDSLEQADPAPVLAKAAARRRGYSRR
- a CDS encoding PIN domain nuclease: MAIATYLLDKSALARAHLPRVSNVLTPLLDAGLLALCGVSHLELLYSARNVADYLRTRADLDGLYEWLNTEDTDFRRAIDVQESLARSGQHRGVTLPDLLIAAVAERHRVSVLHYDADFDLIGEHTGQPTQWVLPSGSIHAGPD